In the Phaseolus vulgaris cultivar G19833 chromosome 7, P. vulgaris v2.0, whole genome shotgun sequence genome, one interval contains:
- the LOC137829168 gene encoding heavy metal-associated isoprenylated plant protein 21-like, translating to MALRKSVEINRKQSRVTVNGCVDPNKVLNRVKRTGEKRAEFWPNVPQHVVTYPHASGVYDKRSPSGYVRNMQSFTPSVETEEKHAIMSLFSEDNVNACSIM from the exons ATGG CATTACGTAAATCTGTGGAGATAAACCGAAAGCAAAGCAGGGTGACAGTGAATGGTTGTGTTGATCCAAACAAGGTGTTGAATAGGGTAAAGAGAACTGGAGAGAAAAGAGCTGAGTTTTGGCCCAATGTTCCACAGCATGTGGTGACATATCCTCATGCCTCTGGGGTGTATGACAAAAGGTCACCCTCTGGCTATGTTCGAAACATGCAATCATTTACACCTTCTGTTGAGACAGAAGAGAAACATGCAATCATGTCCCTTTTCAGTGAAGACAACGTAAATGCGTGCTCCATCATGTAA